CAGGGCTGAACTACCTGATGCGGACAGCAGGCCGCTTGTACGCAAATTGCAGGTGTACCGCGCGCCGGTGCGGGGAATTTCACCGGGCAGTAATGGGTTGGTTCCGTTGCGATTCAAATCAAAAGAGACGCAGTTATTGGCAGGCTCGTGGTACCGCCGTGACGACCATCAAGGCCGTGTCACCGTGCTGCCGTGAGGCTGTACCATCCTGACACCAATATCCCAACCTCTGCCGTTGCACTGCAGCTCAGGAGCTCAACGGTTCTACCTCTGCCGGGCATTTGCGCTCAgtgagcatctacaaccggactcCATATCCCTTTTCCTGGGCCAACAATCCGGATCCGACCACTGGGAGGCGGGAGCTTGCCGCCTACTCAGACAAGAAGGAAAGAACCCTCCAAATCATAGTCCGTCGTTCCCTGGAGGATACTGGATATCAGACCTCCGGCGTGGGAGCCATCCTGCGACAAATCCACCGACACTCTGGTTGGCATCCAACGGCGACGGCGTGCCGAGCGGAAGCTCGCGCCGCATGCCCGCACCGTCACCGTAGCCTATGAGTGCGCCTGAGCGGGTCACTGCAGAAGGCTTCGCCGCCCCGGGTCAATGTATCCCCAGCGTTGTGTCCTTGTCCCCGCGACGTCAGACTCGGAGTCCTAGGTCAATGGCCGCAATGCCCAAGGTAACATATGTGCCACATGCTATAACTGTGGAGGCACACCCAAGGTCGATGGACACCGTGCTCGTCGTCAAAGGGAGAAGGTGTGGCACGCAGCGGCAGCTGGCGACGAGGATGCCCATGCCAAGATGTTGCAAAGCGGCGAGCCCGGATCGCCCTCACTATGGAGCATGCCCTGGTCGTTCGTTTGCTCTCGCCAGAATTCCCCCAAGGAGGATCTGAACATGTCCAGTGTCGTGTACGACACATTCAGCTCTCGCGACGAGCAGATCCGCCTCAACCTCTATTACGCCTTTGACCGCTACTTCCGTGACCATGGGGACAATGGTAAGGGTTAGGGTAAAGGAATGGGCGGGCGTGGTCGAACTTCATCTATAGTCCTATGAAGCAGAACGTGTCAAATTTTGGTAGTCCGACGAATCAACTTCCCTATGCTATGTCCtaatttagtactccctccggtcctttttactctgcatataagaattgtctgaagtcaaacttcgtaaagtttgaccatatttatatgaaaaaatattaACATCTACATTTCTAAATTTATACAATATGAAAATTAAAGTCATGACACATTTAATGTCGTTGATTTCGCACTATGAATGCTagtatatttttctataaacttggtcaaagtttacgAGGTTTGACTTCAAacaaatcttatatgcgaactaaaaaggaccggagggagtacggTATGCATGAACATCATCCTATGCCCTGTACGAACTATGAAAGTATGCGTGTTGATCCATATTGCATGCTTGTGTATGAATTTGAGGAGGAGAATTGTTGCGCGGACTATACGTGGATGTGTCCGGACGTGTCAACGAACATAAAAGAGTCAGATTTGCCCATTCGTAGATTACTGAATTCCACTAGGGTAGAATGAGCTGATTGAGAGAAGAGATGGGTGGTGGCACTGACAGCTACGGTGGACAGCTAGCCGTGCCGAGACGGCGACAGAGAGGGACAGCCAACGAAACCTGCTCTCCATCTCGTTTCCTCCCGTTCCCATACGGGTCCGGGGCCAGGCGGACCACAGCCTGTCCCATCATTCGCGATAAAGGGAATTTTCTCTGCAGAGGGGTGAACGCCGAACAAATAATTCTCTTCACCACTGCAGAAAGGATGGTGGTACAGTATCTATCCGTGTCGTCATCCTCCTTTCTCGAATCTCGACGCAGAACCCTGTCGCCTGGTCATAAAAACCTAGATCATgattcacacacacacacaaaaaaaaaaaATCTATCCCCGTTGCTTGGTCGTCAGATGAGGCAAAGGATCGGCGAGCTGCTTCAGATTGTTGTTGCTTGATCGGGTGGCCAATGACATGAGGGGGGATTGATTTGGTGAGCAAACCCAATGGCAGCATCCATCGCCCATCGATTATTTTGCAAGAGGAAGAAGCAACAACAACTGCTACCAGCCAACAGTTTATTATCAATTCCAGGAACGCGAATTAAAATTAATCTAATCTACCTGCTGATGATTGATGGTGATGATGCGCCAATGTACAGGGATGTCGAAATTATTACTACGACGAAATCAGGGGAGGTAACTACTAACGGAAGCAATGCCTCCGCGACTGAAGAtcaggggaggggaggaggaacTAATTATAACAGAGGTAACGCGGATTACGGAGTATGGTTTTCGAATTGCTCAACGATAAACATGTGACAGAAAGTCGATTAGTAGCAGCAGGCTAAGCTATAGCTAGTCCAAGATGCGATGCCAGAGCAGATGTGGAAGGCGGCTGGCCGATCGTCCGACGACACCTAATAGATTCTCTTCTCGTTGCTTGCTTGCTCATCATTGGTTGCTTCTTCGATCTCGAGCCAGGGAGGGATGATTCTTTTCTTCTGCGTCGCTGGTTGTCCCTCCTCTGAATTCGGTATAGCTTTCACGTTGGCGTACCACGGAGTTGTTGATGGCTGGTTGGTTCAGGAGCGGCTGCGCATGGACAGCGCCACCACCTGCGCCCACTGCTTCAGCCTCATCTTCACCGTCTCCGGCGGGTCATCTGCAGGGAAGTGAAGCACCGCCGCCAAAAAAGTCAGATCAAAACTCCAATCGCGCCGACCCGCGACGGATCAGCAATCAAAATCTATTCGCGTTTGGTAAGAAACAATCGATTACTTATTTCATAATTCAGAGGTTGTTCATCTAATCAACAGATCAGATGAAACGGAACTGAATGTGCGTACCTGGGGAGAGTATGGAGAGGGGGCTCCCGATGGGCGACGGCTCGGAGGCCTCCGAGGAGGCGCCGCAAGAGCACTGGCTCTGGCCGGCCGCGCAGCCGCCGGCACCGGCGCCGGCGTTGGCGGCGACGGCGTAGAGGAGGTCGAGCGCCGGGAGCGTCTCGACGAGGCGGCTCCTGCCGGCGTCGCAGGCGGCGCAGCGCTGCGAGGGCGGGTCGAAGCGGAAGCCCAGATCGAGGGAGCCGCGCAGCTCGTCGAGCTGGTCGTCGGTGACGCTCTGCGCGCGCTGCAGCGGCGAGCGGCGGCCCCGGCCGAGaatcccgcgccgccgccgctcccacGC
The sequence above is a segment of the Aegilops tauschii subsp. strangulata cultivar AL8/78 chromosome 6, Aet v6.0, whole genome shotgun sequence genome. Coding sequences within it:
- the LOC109750105 gene encoding uncharacterized protein — its product is MEEERKGFQPHLMGLGGGGRLRGAAGAMGLQKQNSWSPDIERDEAWERRRRGILGRGRRSPLQRAQSVTDDQLDELRGSLDLGFRFDPPSQRCAACDAGRSRLVETLPALDLLYAVAANAGAGAGGCAAGQSQCSCGASSEASEPSPIGSPLSILSPDDPPETVKMRLKQWAQVVALSMRSRS